The region CAAATTAAGAAAagtctcaagcctaatttactgcatatttACAGGAATCCCCTGATTTCTcgttttattctttctcatgatctacaatataaaaaaaaatatgtcgTGCTTAATCTAGGATTTTACAGATTTAAGATTAGTCAACCAACCTTCCCAAATAGTCCCGTTGGTTCCCAGTTATTTACATGTCCTCCATCTAACCTCACTTCAGATCATAGTACTCCAAATAGCTCGACCGAAGCACGGCTGAAAAGAAAATCCATTATGAAACAGAAAAGATCTTTAGTCAAATCTTCAATTAATATTTATGTCAGACCGTTTGTAATAGAAGACGAAAATGTCCAAAATCCCTTGAAAAATATGTCGAGCCAACCATCagataaacaaataaaatttgCACAAGCTCGAGCGAATAGTAAGCCGATTTTGAAGCGCAACAGAGAGCATAGGGAAAACCAGAACATGGAAAATATACAACCCGATAGTCCACCAATAGACTCTATTTGTGAAGTTGGTGCCCTCAGCAACGATGAGTACGCTAGGGGTTTGTTCGGTTGGAGAGGGGAAAGTGGGAGGAAAGAAAACACAGAAACCGAGGAATGAATTTAGATTAAAGTGTAGTCCAAATTTATTTCTTGAGATCAAACGAGTTTTTGTTGATCTCAATCAGTCTCagaagagaagtctttttgtccactttgcttacGATTTCATActattctatttcatctgttgtttaatatatttttaataatcaaggtattaattgatgtatcaaatacacaCAATacacatattccccgtgcaatgcacgggtaaATAAACACTAGTATCATTGTGAAATGATGACACAATCACATGATTTGCGAATTGGAGCTTTGTCAGGTTGCAGGGGTTGTCGACATGTGCTTGTCTAACGCTGAAGTCGCAAGAAAAATTGCGGATTGCTGTTCAGGGGGTGCATGGGGAAGGAACGTTTGGCAGGTGAGGGAACACGAGGCATGCATGGCAGGTGGGGGAAAACGAGGCCGTTGAATGGACATGCAATTCGTGATAAAAGTTGCGAATTGCATATCCAATAGTGGCGGTCTGGAGCCCCTATAAATAGACCGCCACTATGTCTATCATTTTGTTCACAACTCTCTTCTCACTCTCAACCTCTTCCCTTTGTTTAACAATCTCATTCAACTCTCATTTCATTCATCCTCAACCTATGTCCAGATAAATGGCCGACCAAGGAGTGGTCAAACTGGGTCCCAAGGATCAAAGTCTGTTGTATTTGCAAAAAGATGGTAAACACGTGTCTATTAGTTCTTGGAACGAACAAAATAGAATTCTGAAAGTGAGAAAATATCGAGATTTTAGACATTTTATTCCTGAGGAAATTGTAGGCCACCTTCGTCAAGCCGGATTTTACGAAGCCGCCTTAGCTGGTTCTCTGAAACTAGACAAAGTGTTGATATCGACCATGGTGGAGCGATGGAGGCCTGAGACACACACGTTCCATATGCCGTTCGGAGAGTGCACTATCACTCTACAGGACGTTGCTCTTCATCTTGGCTTACCATTGATGGGAATGCTGTCACCGGAGTTACTTGGTGTGATTGGTCTGTGCTTGTGGAGGAATTGCTCGAAGTGGTGCCACCCAACAATGCTATCAAAGGAGGTGCCTTGAAGTTGGTTTGGCTACCTGggcaatttaattttcaaaatctaGGCGGTGTCGGCCCGATAGAGATTATGTATGTTGCAAGAGCAAACATGTTGCGACTAATTGATACTTTCTTACTCTGTGACCACACCGGTTCACATGTTCCTCTTAGATATCTCATTCTCTTACGAGACTTTGAGGAGACCGCAAAGTATAGTTGGGGATCAGCCGTACTAACACTTCTCTATCATGAGTTGTGTTATGCAACCGGTGTTGAACGTACAGAGATTGACGGGTGTGCTTATTTAATACAATTGTGGACATGGCTAAGGATTCCAGGAACCGACATGATTCCACTACAGTTGGACCCTGGCCTCCCTCTCGCGGCAAGGTATccacataattttttaaaaaaattcattggtcATTTCTTTAAATTCGAACTTTACTGTTCATTCATTTGCGGCGAACTTTAttgttcattaatttttttccgCACAGATGGAGGAACCCGGAGGAACCAATAAAGTGGGAAAAGAAGCAAATCGAGTGGTGGCACACCAAATTAGACGATCTGAGATCGAATGACGTGAGTTAACGTTGTATTGATCTCAAAATGTCAActttatattaatttaacttcttctccttcttgtgTCTGTCTTTGTAGTTTGTGTGGATGTCGTACTCTGATGATGTTCTCAATGCTCTTCCGGAACGTTGTCGAGAAAACATGCATTTATGGAGAATTGTGGTGCCAATGGTAGTGTATCACGTTTCAGAGTGGCATCAACCAGATTGAGTAATGCATCAATTCGGGATGTTTCAGCCTGTACCGAATGCATCATCTCAACAAAATGAAATGcatgatatttctttgaaagaGAAGGAAAAGCAGAATTGGGTGCATAACATGCGTGGTTTTATACGGCTGTGGTCGGAGAGGCACCAAAGGTTGGCTAACAAACCCGAGGTTAATGGTCATGTTGGGCCAAATGAAGAGTACATAATCTGGTACGACGAGCATTCCATTCTTGGCTGACACGTACAGCTGTAACAAAAGGGCAAATGGTTATGATATTTATGTTGGCTTGATATTTCGACTTCTTTTATCATATACACCTGTCAAGACCAAAATcaataatttaatttcaaatttttgaattacaaaaagttataaattaatattactaaatttaaaaattaatatttaataatcagtGATGATGTGAttttaaaaaacttaaaatttatttagtaatatgaaaaatcatacatttaatttaaaatatcttgaattaagtaataagttttaatatcatcaGATAAGttgtaatataatttttttatcatcagataagttttaatatcatcaGATAAATCATTCATCGGGAGCGACAACCACGATTTTTAAACAGTTATATACATGTAAAGacgaaaattaattatttaatttcaacTTTTTTAATGTTATAAATTTAATAGAGTTCATTATTATAtaggaaaaataatttttcaaatattGTAATCGTTATTTTCCTTTGTTATGCTTCTTCAAgtcatttttactaatatataaggaataaaaaattgtatttaaataaaCTATTGTTACATAATACACACATACGTTTTCTGATGgagcaaaataataataataataatacacaCATACATAcaataaaaaagtataatgatttctttttcaaaaaagtaTCCAACACATCattgaaattttcttccaaagattaataacatttaattacaatttaaattACATTTAAGAAATTTCAGATGTCTTTCAAAACAAATGAAATTTTCAGAGTTTAAATTTATGCTATGAGTGCAAATAATGAGATTTAACTTGCTTAACTTTGTACAAGGCCTTTATTTGGTTggaaatatataactttttttttattcaaaagttGGAAATATATAACTTAAGACAATAAGACCTAAAGAAAattgaacaaaaataaaagagcCAAGAAAATTATTCTTATTtcttaaaagaaagaaaattgtaATTCGCACCCCCTTCATTGAATCTTCAGACAGAAAGAAATCTCTTCCTCCGCTGAAATGCTCTCCGTTCTCCAACATGAAGGAAGCATGCTTATCCATCATCTCCACGCGCTGCCCCTTGCGCGAGTGCCTATCCCTCGCCGCCTGgaacttcctcttcttctcccgTGACGCCGCCGATCCCCCTGTTTGGCTGGATTGTTGAGTTGCATGATTAGGAAAGTGCTGCATTGCTTGACAGCTTGAGTATTGTTGAGTTATCTGTTTGTCTTTGTCATTGTATTTGTTGTCACAAGAAAATGTGCTATTGAGTATTGGTATTTAGTTTTAGAAAGCCTCATAAGCATGTAGAGATTCCTTGATATATTTCTAGTTTACCTGGAAATTTATTTTGATGGATATTGAAGACTGTCTTCTTGTGAGAAGCTCAATTACAATGACATCAAACACAGGGAGAGTCCTATACTGTCGTTTGAATTGTAAGGTTAATGTTGCTGCCTAGTTCTTTCACTTTACTCTCAGGTTAATGCTGGGGATATATCATGGCTTCATTTTTTTGAGGGAATCTTTCTTGTTATGTGTTTCTTCTGTTTATGTACTTGAAGTAACTTCGGTTTGTGCCTTATTTAGTTGAAAGaatgcataaatgatgaattcaAGGTACTGGTCACTTCCACTTTCACAATTAAGCCTGCTTATGCTTAATGGCTAGCTTCTTTCAACTTTAAAAGTATAAGTAGATACTCATTGCCCAAGCTTGGCCAAGCCATCTTGAGTAACTACGATGCCTTTTTTTCTTTCAGATTGTAAAAGTCATGAGCACCTGGGTTTGATATTGTACTGAATTTATTTGCTCCTGCTCACTTATATGCTTAGTGATCGTTATAACTAGAAGAATCAAAGACATTTGCCACTTACAAATCCTTTTCGTGTTCTGACTGTTTCTCACATCTGCTTACTTAAAATAATATTGTGCTATTAAGATGCTTAATATTCTCAAGCTTAGATGCTTGACATTTTaagcataaaaattaaaaatcaataccAAAGGTGCTTGATTTAGAAAAAGACAAACAAGTTGCAAATTTTGCAAATGAAGGTATATATCAaggtgacccctaatgtggaccacttttaaagtggtctaattttagaccactttttttaacctactataacaggtcaacacatctttttttaaagatatttaatatatgacaaatttttaatgatgttttttcttaaaaaatataatgtgttgacctgctataccaagtcaaagtaggtggtgtaaaattacaccacctaaaaatggtgcatattaggttctcccATATATCAAATTGTTGCAAACTAAACCATAATACGTGCATGAGATGCATGGAAAAAAATTTAAGGTTATTTATCTGCATAATTTTACAGTACAGTACAACAATTGAATTTCAATAGGTTGCATAGTAAGTTTCAGATTTTTTTTGGAGTGTGAGTGTTGAGGATGAGAAATTGAATACCTAAAATGTTCATTAAATGAGATAAAATAATATGCTGAGAACAAATCACTCTCAGCTGTGATAATAAAAATCCTTGAGATATAACTAGTTCAATTCACAATAACACAGCACGGCAAAAGTTGCGCAGCAAAAGGGCTCCCCAAAACATCAAGTTTTTCCTAAAGCAACAAAGTCTATGGCAATTCTACAAACCTCCTGTCCCAAAAACCTAGAGGAATATCCAACCGAGGGGATTGCCAAAAGATGGGATAGCTGAAATGAAAAACGCGGGGAAACGCCTCATAATATAGCTGCCTGTTGGTGAAAACTTCACCACCAAAAGCACGGATGACCTCACAAAAAAAATAACCGAAACGTGAATAAGTCATCCCATGAAATATACCTGTAGTAGCTACCTCATAAGCTTGGCAGGAAGCGTAAGTAGTGAGCCGTGGATAATCCCAGAGATGTACCCCGAAGATAGGATCTTGAAAAACGCCTCCCGAATAACAACAGCTCAAAATGACTGTAACATGGAAACACCGAGTTTGTGTGTACATTGCCCAAGCCCTCAATTGTTCACctatattaaaaaaagagtAGAAATTATTtcataactaaaaaaaaaactaattaaaaattgACATATCAAAACATACATAATAAATATTTACTTGAGATAGAGTCAGAGTCATTTATCGAGAGGCCACCATCGTATGCGAGGCCGTGTCcagcaaaataaaacaaaagcaCATCAGCAGGGCCCACATGCTGAGTCATGAGATGCATCTCCTGGAGAATGCTAGCAGCCGTGGGAAGatgctcatcatcatcatctactAACTATGAAGAAAATGTCTTCCATGGCAAAATCACATGAGTCAACTAGAGTATCGCCTACAATGTTGAGGTCATTCCATGGACATTGTCGCAAGTCACGTCTCCAATCTATGCCGACTAACAAAGCACTTCTTCTGCCGGCCATGTCACTTGTACAATTACAAAGAGATATTGATATTTGAATTAGAATTAAGAACTATTTTTCAATTAGCAGTTTTGGCGCATAAGAACAGAATCACGACGAGAAGCAATGCGACATTGGCGACGAAGGACAAGAAGTTGTAACCAGATGCGAGACTATGCAAAGGTGAAGCTGGAGCTAAATCTGAAGATTCATACAAATAGATGCTGAGGTGAAGCTAGATCAAAACACAAGTTCAACAAATCCAATGTGTATAAATCAAACTTATGAATGAATGAGTGCAGAATGCAGAAAGTAAGATAGCATAAGAGATAGGCAGATTTCTTTTTTTGGATTCAGACGGAAATTAGTACTTATTTTTTATAACCAAAATGAATTAATAGGGGTGCAAGGGGTTTTCAATCCATTCATAGAATGATGCAGAAAAAGAACTTAGCATTAACCATGTTATTATATGTAGCTAGTATAGTATGACTACTCTTGTATTGCTATTATTCATTGAATTTACACATTAGCATTAACCATGTGATCAATCAAGCAACTGGTTTATATTATCTTTATATTATCTTAATTTCATGAATAAAAAGAAGCAATTGGCCATATGGATTAACTTTCCAACCCTGTAGATGTCATCTTAAATAGAATATAACTTGATTAAAAACAAAACCTCTTTTACCCTTTCCACCAAaagtaaagaaaaatattacaaGCAGCAAATGTATAACAATCAGCACTCTAGCACAACAGGATGAGATGAAATGTTAGAACTGGTAATCTGAATTGCACAGAAAATTCAAGAACAGAATGAGAATTCTCcagaaaatggagaagaatcTTATTCAGATGAACAGA is a window of Lotus japonicus ecotype B-129 chromosome 5, LjGifu_v1.2 DNA encoding:
- the LOC130719712 gene encoding serine/threonine-protein phosphatase 7 long form homolog, encoding MADQGVVKLGPKDQSLLYLQKDGKHVSISSWNEQNRILKVRKYRDFRHFIPEEIVGHLRQAGFYEAALAGSLKLDKVLISTMVERWRPETHTFHMPFGECTITLQDVALHLGLPLMGMLSPELLGVIGGVGPIEIMYVARANMLRLIDTFLLCDHTGSHVPLRYLILLRDFEETAKYSWGSAVLTLLYHELCYATGVERTEIDGCAYLIQLWTWLRIPGTDMIPLQLDPGLPLAARWRNPEEPIKWEKKQIEWWHTKLDDLRSNDFVWMSYSDDVLNALPERCRENMHLWRIVVPMPVPNASSQQNEMHDISLKEKEKQNWVHNMRGFIRLWSERHQRLANKPEVNGHVGPNEEYIIWYDEHSILG